One Sphingobacteruim zhuxiongii DNA window includes the following coding sequences:
- a CDS encoding nucleoside permease, producing the protein MSIKLRLTIMNFLQFFVWGAWLITIANYWFGTKQWDGTQFGAIFSTMGIASLFMPTLMGIIADRWVNAERLYIGLHFLYAVCLIFLAQVQDPGAFFNVMLLAMCCYMPTLALSNSIAYTALTQGNYDLIKAFPPIRVWGTVGFIAAMWITNLSGSKASEFQFYIAAGGSILLSVYSVFNLPKCPPQHHSKENASLAQVLGLEAFKLFGNFKMAMFFIFSMFLGAALQLTNAYGDVFLDEFKFFPKWVDSFVVEYSTIIMSISQISETLFILAIPFFLKKFGIKQVMLIAMVAWVLRFGLFAYGDPSGGLWMIILSCIVYGMAFDFFNISGSLFVETTTNNQIRSSAQGLFMMMTNGFGAVLGSRVSGWVIDKYYTLSFNDTSSLAGFLDTTTDNQSLLKFIASRGVEISNGVFDKVIQLKDWQHIWVAFALYTLVVAILFAILFRHKHQTESNNNH; encoded by the coding sequence ATGTCTATTAAACTTAGGTTGACCATTATGAACTTCCTGCAATTCTTTGTTTGGGGAGCTTGGTTAATCACGATTGCCAATTACTGGTTTGGCACTAAACAATGGGACGGAACACAATTTGGTGCTATCTTCTCGACGATGGGTATCGCGTCACTCTTTATGCCCACATTAATGGGTATTATTGCTGATCGATGGGTGAACGCGGAAAGGCTGTACATCGGATTACACTTCCTCTATGCTGTATGTTTAATTTTTCTAGCGCAAGTACAAGATCCAGGTGCATTCTTCAATGTTATGCTACTAGCTATGTGTTGTTATATGCCAACGCTGGCATTATCTAATTCAATTGCCTATACCGCATTAACCCAAGGAAATTACGATTTAATCAAAGCTTTCCCTCCAATTCGAGTATGGGGAACAGTAGGTTTTATCGCAGCAATGTGGATCACAAATTTAAGTGGTAGTAAAGCCAGTGAATTTCAATTTTACATTGCCGCTGGCGGATCCATCTTACTTAGTGTGTATTCTGTGTTTAACCTTCCTAAGTGTCCTCCACAACATCACTCGAAAGAAAATGCAAGTCTTGCGCAAGTGTTAGGTTTAGAAGCCTTTAAATTGTTCGGCAATTTTAAAATGGCAATGTTCTTCATATTTTCCATGTTTCTTGGAGCAGCGCTGCAACTTACTAACGCTTATGGTGATGTATTTTTAGACGAATTTAAGTTCTTCCCGAAATGGGTAGACTCTTTTGTCGTGGAATACTCAACCATCATCATGTCTATTTCCCAAATTTCTGAAACCTTGTTTATTCTTGCCATCCCCTTCTTTTTAAAGAAGTTCGGCATTAAACAAGTGATGTTGATTGCAATGGTGGCCTGGGTGTTACGCTTCGGCTTATTTGCCTATGGAGACCCTTCTGGCGGATTATGGATGATCATACTATCGTGTATCGTATATGGGATGGCTTTCGACTTCTTTAACATCTCGGGATCGCTATTTGTGGAAACGACAACCAACAATCAAATTCGCTCATCTGCACAGGGACTCTTTATGATGATGACGAACGGTTTTGGAGCAGTTTTAGGCTCCCGCGTCTCAGGTTGGGTTATTGATAAATACTATACGCTCTCGTTTAACGATACAAGCTCGCTAGCAGGCTTTTTAGATACGACAACAGATAATCAGTCTCTATTGAAATTCATCGCCTCTCGTGGCGTAGAAATCAGTAATGGAGTATTCGATAAAGTGATTCAATTAAAAGATTGGCAACATATCTGGGTTGCTTTTGCCTTATATACGCTAGTGGTTGCTATTTTATTTGCTATTCTTTTTAGACATAAACATCAAACAGAGTCTAACAACAATCATTAG